The genomic interval TGGGGGAAAAGAATATTAAAGCTGAATAGATTTCTATTGGAAGTAATCAAATATATTGAAGTGATGTTTGTGTCTAATATCATCTTTTCTGGTCTGGGTTGATtttagcaaattatttttttttttcaaatagttttactttgaattaaaaaaatgatctaGGGTATTTCTGTCATGAATGTCTTTGGAATGTTTCCTTATTATCTAGTCAGAGCTGAATGCTAAAATATATCCAGGGTATCAATGCAGCATTTATTTGTAATGTCAACTGCTTAGAGACATCTGATAAAGAGTTGTTAATTGCTTTATAAGCaagtatcattattttaattatatctttttacattttttctttcaaccTTACAGCATGTACTTGCCAAAGCTCTGTACGATAACACTGCCGAAGCTCCAGACGAGCTAGCGTTCAGGAAGGGGGACATCGTGACCGTCTTGGAGCAGAATACCGGTGGTCTGGAAGGATGGTGGCTCTGCTCCCTCAATGGACGACAGGGTATCGCCCCTGGCAACCGCCTCAAGCTCCTTGCAGGCATCTATGAAAGCCCTAACCATCCCATCACCAATGCATCTCCTCATAAGGTATGTTGATGAATCAAACCATATGTGAACAGAACTTTGTTTGAAACCATGTAGTGGCAGTTTCAGGCAGGGACGCAAGAGGCACACACGTCCCATCTATGACTTGAGACTCACCATTGAAAATACATATTAATATAGCTAAATCTAAGAAAATAACAgtatattttgcaatattcatTGCATCGCTATCTAATATCTGGGAGTTCACAAGACACTGGTAAATGCTTTGATATTATCCATCAAATTGTGATTAATTTTCCATTAGTCATCACATTTGTACAATGTTAAATGTCAGTTTTGTATGAAGTGTTATCAGTAATATTTGATGAAATCCTTGGACAAATATCATTTTAAGTTTAAAAATTTCAGAGCTAGAATTTAAAGATTCTGAATCCTTGCCATGGATTAAAACAGTCAACCCTCAGATTATTGTTGGATAATTTACTCACACAATTAGAAATTCATTTTTTGATAGCTTCCCCCATATTACTCATGCACCAATTTAGCTTGATATCTCAGTTCATTATGGAGAGTATAGGAGGGGTGTATGCCGTGGATTTATGATTATTGATGAAATTAGAGAAGGATTTAGGAGTGTGACTCTGCGCTCAGCTGGAGGATTCTGGAATGAGACGTTAATCCCAGCTTTCGTCATCATATTTCATAATGACGTGGAAGAAGTGGGGAAATCTCC from Lytechinus pictus isolate F3 Inbred chromosome 2, Lp3.0, whole genome shotgun sequence carries:
- the LOC129270302 gene encoding breast cancer anti-estrogen resistance protein 1-like, coding for MEDKQTTSVCASTVPMTTTAVSLPESVAMPVICGFYFHEEAKEHVLAKALYDNTAEAPDELAFRKGDIVTVLEQNTGGLEGWWLCSLNGRQGIAPGNRLKLLAGIYESPNHPITNASPHKVC